In a single window of the Niabella ginsenosidivorans genome:
- the scpB gene encoding SMC-Scp complex subunit ScpB produces the protein MEITGLIPHIEALIFASDKPLTLLEVTDLINEAFGFMEDKITLDQVEASISGIVEKYSSEFYPFEVRESGGGWQFLTKKAYHKTVAQINGDKFMKRLSPAALETLSIIAYKQPVTKGEIEAIRGVSADYAIQKLLEKELVIISGRNEKLPGHPLVYSTSKNFMDYFGINSAEELPKIKEVLADQEVLPTPVNEAGDAPLDADGRTTEGEGNPLAVAENGELIETEGQQEAETEIIIEEEVIDETVIKEEDLLQEDLIAEIDEPAADEEDGIDPETMAPGEAGTDSADASAGKDEPDNDKDAGHKNDEEKKGDAEKPDEA, from the coding sequence ATGGAAATAACCGGATTGATTCCCCATATTGAAGCATTGATTTTTGCAAGCGATAAACCGCTGACACTGCTGGAGGTAACAGATCTGATCAATGAAGCCTTCGGTTTTATGGAGGACAAGATCACACTGGACCAGGTGGAAGCTTCCATAAGCGGTATCGTTGAAAAATACAGCTCGGAATTTTACCCGTTTGAAGTACGTGAGAGCGGTGGGGGATGGCAGTTCTTAACAAAGAAAGCCTATCATAAAACTGTAGCACAGATTAATGGTGATAAATTTATGAAACGTTTATCGCCGGCAGCTTTAGAAACACTTTCTATCATTGCTTACAAACAGCCCGTAACCAAAGGAGAAATTGAAGCCATACGGGGTGTAAGCGCTGATTATGCCATTCAGAAATTACTGGAAAAAGAGCTGGTGATCATCAGCGGCCGCAATGAAAAATTACCAGGCCACCCATTGGTCTATTCCACTTCCAAAAATTTCATGGATTATTTTGGGATCAATTCGGCCGAAGAATTGCCAAAGATAAAAGAAGTGCTGGCAGACCAGGAGGTATTACCAACCCCTGTAAATGAAGCCGGCGATGCGCCATTGGACGCTGACGGCAGGACAACTGAAGGGGAAGGCAATCCTTTGGCTGTGGCAGAAAATGGTGAACTCATTGAAACCGAAGGGCAGCAGGAAGCGGAAACCGAAATAATTATTGAGGAAGAGGTAATTGATGAAACGGTCATTAAAGAAGAAGACCTGTTGCAGGAAGACCTTATTGCTGAAATTGACGAACCAGCCGCAGATGAAGAGGATGGAATAGACCCGGAAACAATGGCCCCGGGGGAAGCAGGTACAGACAGCGCAGATGCTTCAGCAGGAAAGGATGAGCCGGACAATGATAAAGATGCGGGGCATAAGAACGATGAAGAGAAGAAAGGAGATGCTGAAAAGCCTGATGAAGCATGA